From Streptomyces sp. TLI_053, a single genomic window includes:
- a CDS encoding XRE family transcriptional regulator, whose amino-acid sequence MDHQDAAPAPAPDPAVGSGPGPDPAANAAASAPAIAATLRQIGPRLRRLRERKDLSLADLSQATGISKSTLSRLESEQRKPSLELLLPIAAALAVPLDEIVAAPRIQDPRVHQHPGRADGRTFVPLSRHRTEPRAFKIMIPAAHHTPTLATHTGHEWLYVLSGRLRLLLGEHDVVLAPGEAAEFDCQNPHWFGSTGAGDVEVLSLFGKQGERLHLRARTRPKES is encoded by the coding sequence ATGGACCACCAGGACGCCGCCCCCGCTCCCGCCCCCGATCCGGCCGTCGGCTCCGGCCCCGGACCCGATCCGGCCGCCAACGCCGCCGCCTCGGCCCCCGCCATCGCCGCCACCCTGCGCCAGATCGGCCCCCGGCTGCGTCGGCTGCGCGAGCGCAAGGACCTGTCCCTGGCCGACCTGAGCCAGGCCACCGGGATCTCCAAGAGCACGCTCTCCCGCCTGGAGTCCGAGCAGCGCAAGCCGAGCCTCGAACTCCTGCTGCCCATCGCCGCCGCGCTCGCCGTCCCGCTGGACGAGATCGTCGCCGCCCCGCGGATCCAGGACCCGCGGGTCCACCAGCACCCGGGCCGGGCCGACGGGCGGACCTTCGTGCCGCTCTCCCGCCACCGCACCGAGCCCCGCGCGTTCAAGATCATGATCCCGGCCGCCCACCACACCCCGACGCTCGCCACCCACACCGGCCACGAGTGGCTCTACGTGCTCTCCGGCCGCCTCCGGTTGCTCCTCGGCGAGCACGACGTCGTGCTCGCGCCGGGCGAGGCGGCCGAGTTCGACTGCCAGAACCCGCACTGGTTCGGCTCCACCGGGGCGGGCGACGTGGAGGTCCTGAGCCTCTTCGGCAAGCAGGGCGAACGCCTCCACCTGCGCGCCCGCACCCGCCCGAAGGAGTCCTGA
- a CDS encoding tyrosine-protein phosphatase, producing MTISRTRLTAAVALTGALVLGTPALAVAAPAAGSASADPSAAAPAVARHAIPFTSATATQQADGSFTLTWAAPGARNVTVYAGTDPDDIRHRKAVAKGAGSATVTVTGLAAADRWFFELVPDRGAPLVVADRSLHLASAPNFRDAGGYRTADGQWVRMGVVYRSGDLSKLTDQDLAKLRRLGIRTVFDLRTPAEQKTAPDRVPAGATVVNANVLGVADTGAFNVTSPQAAVQAMVDAERTMVSADSARTAYHSVLNALVERDDENVLFHCTAGKDRTGWASAALLTALGVPRETVEADYLASNTYRAAEIAATLAQLPPAYQAIYKPLLDVRSEYLAAGFDEVQRKFGSFDAYLKSGLGLNKRDLRDLRSQLLVG from the coding sequence ATGACCATCTCCCGCACCCGGCTGACCGCGGCCGTGGCGCTCACCGGCGCCCTCGTCCTCGGCACCCCCGCGCTGGCCGTCGCCGCCCCGGCCGCCGGTTCCGCCTCCGCCGACCCCTCGGCCGCCGCCCCGGCCGTCGCCCGGCACGCGATCCCCTTCACCTCGGCCACCGCCACCCAGCAGGCCGACGGCAGCTTCACCCTCACCTGGGCCGCCCCCGGCGCCCGCAACGTCACCGTCTACGCCGGTACCGACCCGGACGACATCCGCCACCGCAAGGCCGTCGCCAAGGGCGCCGGTTCCGCCACCGTCACGGTCACCGGCCTGGCCGCCGCCGACCGCTGGTTCTTCGAGCTGGTCCCGGACCGCGGCGCGCCGCTGGTCGTCGCCGACCGCTCGCTGCACCTCGCCTCCGCGCCGAACTTCCGCGACGCCGGCGGCTACCGCACCGCCGACGGCCAGTGGGTGCGGATGGGCGTCGTCTACCGCTCCGGCGACCTCTCGAAGCTGACCGACCAGGACCTCGCCAAGCTCCGCCGCCTCGGCATCCGCACCGTCTTCGACCTGCGCACCCCCGCCGAGCAGAAGACCGCCCCGGACCGCGTCCCGGCCGGTGCCACCGTCGTGAACGCCAATGTGCTGGGCGTCGCCGACACCGGCGCGTTCAACGTCACCAGCCCGCAGGCCGCCGTCCAGGCGATGGTCGACGCCGAGCGCACCATGGTCTCCGCCGACAGCGCCCGCACCGCCTACCACTCGGTGCTCAACGCCCTGGTCGAGCGCGACGACGAGAACGTGCTCTTCCACTGCACCGCCGGGAAGGACCGCACCGGCTGGGCCTCCGCCGCCCTGCTGACCGCGCTCGGCGTGCCGCGCGAGACCGTCGAGGCCGACTACCTCGCCAGCAACACCTACCGCGCCGCCGAGATCGCGGCCACCCTCGCCCAGCTGCCGCCGGCCTACCAGGCGATCTACAAGCCGCTGCTGGACGTCCGGTCCGAGTACCTGGCGGCCGGGTTCGACGAGGTGCAGCGGAAGTTCGGCTCCTTCGACGCCTACCTCAAGTCCGGCCTCGGTCTGAACAAGCGGGACCTGCGCGACCTGCGCAGCCAGCTGCTCGTCGGCTGA